The proteins below come from a single Zea mays cultivar B73 chromosome 8, Zm-B73-REFERENCE-NAM-5.0, whole genome shotgun sequence genomic window:
- the LOC100275730 gene encoding EPIDERMAL PATTERNING FACTOR-like protein 9 precursor — MANGCPTSTTSSLPLFFLLSCLLIGHALCSQAHNGRTSDADYVVQFPHQELTTKHIILPKVIKGLNKGILSKYARRMLIGSIAPICTYNECRGCRFKCTAEQVPVDANDPMNSAYHYKCVCHR; from the exons ATGGCTAATGGTTGCCCCACATCTACCACAAGCTCCCTGCCCCTCTTCTTCCTTCTCTCTTGCCTGCTTATCGGCCATGCTCTCTGCAGCCAAGCCCACAATGGCAGAACATCAG ATGCTGATTATGTGGTGCAATTTCCTCACCAAGAATTGACTACTAAGCATATAATTTTGCCGAAGGTCATCAAg GGTCTAAACAAGGGCATACTGTCAAAGTATGCAAGGAGAATGTTGATCGGCTCAATTGCTCCAATATGTACATACAACGAGTGCAGGGGGTGTCGATTCAAGTGTACTGCTGAGCAAGTCCCAGTGGATGCAAATGACCCCATGAACAGTGCTTACCACTACAAGTGTGTTTGCCACAGGTGA
- the LOC103636370 gene encoding protein MEN-8 — MSGTRMKASNAAPLVALLVVAVAAGAAGAIKLCGVDRSAVDACTPYCVVGSAQAAPGQLCCDKVKAARWSCLCDYRSALPSGIDAARVMDLATKCKCDYPPASCDAN, encoded by the coding sequence ATGTCCGGGACGAGGATGAAGGCGAGCAACGCGGCGCCGCTGGTGGCGTTGCTGGTCGTGGCCGTGGCAGCGGGCGCGGCGGGCGCCATCAAGCTCTGCGGCGTGGACCGGTCCGCGGTGGACGCGTGCACGCCCTACTGCGTGGTGGGCAGCGCGCAGGCCGCGCCGGGCCAGCTCTGCTGCGACAAGGTGAAGGCCGCCCGCTGGAGCTGCCTCTGCGACTACCGGAGCGCTCTCCCCAGCGGCATCGACGCCGCGCGCGTCATGGACCTCGCCACCAAGTGCAAGTGCGACTACCCGCCGGCGTCCTGCGACGCCAACTAG
- the LOC100280885 gene encoding protease inhibitor/seed storage/LTP family protein precursor, with the protein MAGRRVRGKSAVAVAAVALLALLFAASEADGTCNVDRGTVLRQCASCSSGAPSQGCCDALRNADFGCLCSNYWNKLKNTPYASCAKAIPSACNLPNAKCQ; encoded by the coding sequence atggccgggagaaggGTGCGCGGCAAGAGTGCCGTGGCCGTGGCGGCCGTCGCGCTGCTGGCGCTGCTCTTCGCGGCGAGCGAGGCCGACGGGACGTGCAACGTCGACCGGGGCACGGTGCTGAGGCAGTGCGCGTCCTGCTCGAGCGGCGCGCCGAGCCAGGGGTGCTGCGACGCGCTGAGGAACGCCGACTTCGGCTGCCTCTGCAGCAACTACTGGAACAAGCTCAAGAACACGCCATACGCCAGCTGCGCCAAGGCCATCCCTTCCGCGTGCAACCTCCCAAACGCCAAGTGCCAGTAG